The DNA segment TGATAAAATTTCTAAAATAGGTAAGCCATAAGCTATTTTATGGTTATTATTTTTGTTCCTTTAGTAATTCCAGATTCATTAAATGCATCAATACTGAAATAATATGGTATGCCTTTATTTAAACCTGTTAAATCAATATAATTCTGGTCATACACCATAACCGAAGCATATAACTTATTACTCTCTGTACCATAGTTAATTACAAAGCCGGTCGCAGAACTGTCATTACTCCATTTAACTAAAGCTTTTCGTGAATCTTCAGCATCCCTTTTAACATTAAATTCATTCACTCTGTTTGGTTTTTTCCCCTTTTGTATTCCAAAAATTCTCAAATCAAAAATCGAAAATTTACCACCACCTGGCACTACATTCGTATTTTCAATTTTGATGTACTTGGCTTTTATCGGATTTTCGAGTTCAATATAATCGTGACAAGCATCCTTGGTGTTGTTATTTCTGTCCGCTACAACTTTCCAAATCTTACCATCAAGTGATGACAAAACACGATAATTGTAAATGTTCTTTGAATTTGAATCCAACGATGCTTCATTATCTGCAAAATTGATCTGAATAGCATTGATTGTTTTTACATTTTCATCTAATTCTACACTAAGCCACTCACCTTTATTACCTGTACTAGCAGACCAATAAGTCTTAACATCCTCATCAAAAGCGTTGGTTTCCGGATATTGAGTCAATGTAGAAGATGCACTAGCTTTTTTATGATAGGATAATAGCATCCACCCCGTGAAAAGGTTTTCCTCTTTAATCCCTGTTTTTACAGATGGCATTTTCAAAGGATAATCACCAAATGCAGTGTAGGTACGTAAAACACCATCCTTGTCAAAACTAGCCGGAAACAAGCCCAATCGACGTTCAAAATAACCACGAACACCAATGTTCAAGCTTGTTACATGCCAATAATTTCCATATTTATCTTGAAATGTCGAACTGTGTCCAGCACCTCCAATAAAACCGCCAGGTTTATAAGAGAAAGGACTATAATTTTCATATTTAAAGGGACCTAAAGGTGAATTTCCTGTATAAACACCATCTGCATAAGTCTTGAATTGTGTTCCGTTAGAAGCATATTGAAGGTAATACTTTCCCTTGTATTTTGTCATCCAAGCTCCCTCGTTGAAGCCATTTTTTCCTGATTCATTTTTTTCTCCAAACACTTCCCATCCATGTTCATCGGGATTGTGTTTAATACAAACGACTGGTTCCGTTTTAGGTTGCATATTTTTGTCTAATTCAACCACTCGTATTGGCTCTTTTTCTAAATTGGAACAGCCCCAGTATAAATAAACCTTATTATCATCGTCTTGAAAGAATTGAGGATCCCATACGTCCATAGGTAATTTTTTATCCATTCTCTTCCAATTATCCTTAAAAGGATTAGTCGAATAATAGATATAATCTTTCATTCTGGAAGATGCTACATAATATACAGTATCTTTAATAGTAATAACTCCAGGAGCATATTTTTGAATTGCAGGTAGGCTTTCAACAGCTAAAAACTTCCAATCCATCAAATCATCAGAATACCAATATCCACCACTGTGAGAAGCAAATAACAAGTATTTATCTTGATACCTTATTATTGCAGGGTCTGCAGCCTCTCTATAATTTGATTGAAACCTATAATTTAAATTTATTGGATTACAAAAAGTACTTTCTCGTTTTGACACTTTTTCAGTTCCTTGTCCAAAGACAATTGTACAGCCCATCAAAACACTAAAAAAAACCATTATTTTCTTCATTACAATTCTCTTTATTTTGTTACAATCTCTATTAAACTTTCAGTTAAATCTTTTGCACTTGCTTTCAATATAATCTTACCCGAATTTCCCTTTGGTCTGATTATTACCTGTCCTTTTCCGTGAAACACTTTCTTCTTTGGTTGTTGAAAACTCGACAAGTCTTCAGTATTTCCATTGCCTACACCAACTATCTCAGCATTGCTGGAAATAGCATAGTTAATTTCGATATTGTCAGCATAAGGAACAACATTGCCCTCGGCATCTACGACTTCAACCGAAACATAGGATAAATCATTAAGGTCTGCTTTTATTTTCGTTCTATCAGCTTTTAAACGAATAGATACTGGCTGACCAGTTGTTTTTAGAACAGTTGACACCACTTCTCTTCCATCGGTAAATCCTTTTGCAACTAAAGTTCCTGATTCATAAGGAAGCTCAAAGTTTACCGTGATTGATTTATCAGGGACTATTTGCTCACCAATCACTTTTCCATTAAGCTCTAATTTTACTGACTGGCAACGGGTATAAATAACCACATTCATTTTTTGGTTTTCTTTTCCAGGCCAAGTCCAGCTTTTTTGCTCATCTGCCCATCCCCACCGCGTTTTAAACAGAAACATATTCTCTGGTACGGGAATTTTGACAAGCATTTCCATTTTGCTTCTTTCCCATACGACATCCCTGTAAAAAGAAGCTGCATTTTTGTTGCCTATAATATCAAAATCACCGCATTTTGCCGTATAAGTTGGCCATTCCACATTTATCATTTCATCTTTTTTTGAAGTAAATCCATATATACCGCAACCCACTTCACCAATATAATCTATCGCAGTCCAAACAAAACTGCCCAAAACATAGGGATTTGCTTTGGCTATTTCCCAATTCTCCAATGCCAGTTCGGGAAAGGTTTCTGTTCCAACAATCACACGATCCGGGAATTCTTTATGACTCGGTTCATATTTTTCCAATTGGTAATTGTATCCTGCAACATCCAAATCCTGAAATATCGCAGGCGTTTTTTTATCCCATTGTGGGGTACGACAAATAGCTTCTGTTATTTTACGTGTCGGATCCAATTCACGGACTCTTTTTACAAGCATTCTTCTGGTATCCATCCCTATCGAATCGGCACGGTCAGGTACTTCATTCCCTATGCTCCAAAGAACAATTGAGGGATGATTTCTATCCCGTAGAATCATATTGGTCAAATCCTTGTTCCACCATTCTTTAAAATACAAGTGATGATCTTCTCCTGTTTTTGAGCGCAACCACATATCGAAAGCCTCGTCAATGACCAACATACCCATTCGGTCGCATATATCAAGAAACGTTTGCGAAGGGGGATTGTGACTGCAACGTATGGCGTTATATCCATTTGTTTTCAATAACTCAATTTTGCGTTCTTCAGCACGGTCGATTGCAGCAGAACCCAAAGGGCCATAATCGTGGTGTATGCAACCTCCTTTTAATATTACTCTTTTTCCATTGATGACAAGCCCTTGTTTTGCATCAATTTTAATATCACGAACTCCAAAAGTTGTTGTTAAATTATCCTGTTGTTTGCCATTAACAAAGACCGTTGTTTGTGCATTATATAACTGAGGCGTTTCAGGAGACCAAAGCTTTGGATTGCTAATATTTATTTTCTGGTTGACTTCTGTTTTGCCATTGGCTGCAAGCATCAGATTACTTTTGGTTGTGCCTGCTATTTTTCCTTTGGCATCAATCAAATTGGTATTTAATGTAACTTCCATTTTTGTTTTCCCTTCATTCAGAATAGTGGTAGTCAAATGAACTTCAGCTAAAGATGAAGTGACTTTTGGTGTGGCAACATTTACACCCCAAACATCAATATGAATTGGATTTACAATATTGAGAAACACATGACGATAAATACCGGAGCCGGTGTACCAACGGCTGTTCACTCCCTCATTTTTCACCTGGATCGCAATCACATTTTCTTTTCCTGAAGCCAAAAGATAAGGGGTCAGATTGTAATAAAAAGGCGTGTAACCATTGGGGTGATTTCCTAAATGATGTCCGTTTATCCACACGTCAGAATTCATGTAAACTCCATCGAATTGGATGTACACAATTTTCCCCTGTTCATCTGGTTTTAAAGTAAAGGTTTTTCGATACCATGCGGTACCGCCGACGGTATAACCGGTATGATGTCCGCTTACGGCCTCTTTTGAAAAAGGCCCTTGAACACTACCAGGAGTTTGATTTGGTAAATCTTCAATGCTCCAGTCATGAGGGACATCCACTTTTCTCCACGAAGACGCATCAAATAAAATATTCTCGACACCCTTTACATTACTGTCTTTTTTGAAATGCCAGCCTTCATCAAACGATTTGTGAACTCTATTGGCAGCTGTCTGAGCCAAGACATTGGACATAAAAAGGTTGACAACTCCCACCAAAAGGTTTATTCCGATAATTTTTACAATTCTAATTTTCATATGTATAATCATTTGATCTTTCTAACTTTTATCCCATTTATTCCCACAATGCCATTTTTGGCAATGAATTCTATATTTAACCCACTGTCGGTATAAATTATGGTTGAGAATTCATAAGCCGTTAACTCCCCTTTGATTTTCTTTGGATTCAGGTCATCCGCTATATTTTGTCCATTAATCATTATATCAAATTCAGCAGTGCCGGATACATTCACTTTATTGACATCGTCCTCCTTGCCCAATTCATAAACTGAACTTTTTGATTTTATCGACAAATCTGCCAAACAGAATGTTATTTCATACTGACCAAAGGGAACATCTGCTTTGAAGCCCTTTGCACCAATACGCTGAGTTTGAAACAAAGGATCCTTTATTGTTTCTTTTATATTATCGGCAACGCCTTCTCGATATTCGATACGGTCATTTTGGTTAACAAGAAATTTTCCACCGATAAAGCCATAGCTCTCTTTTGTAAATTCCCTATCGGGCATCCAAACCGCTTTTTCTTCTTCGTCCAAGAAATACAAAGAACTACCAGCATTGACCCTGATTACATCTCCGGCTATCATCTGGTTTAAATCAGATGGTATCAGATTAAAATCCAGCACATGAAAGTCTTTTACAATTTCTCCATTCGAAGCAATGCCCGAAACTTCAATCTGGTTTTTGCCATTTCTAAAAGGAACATCCCATTCTGCAGAATAGTCATTTACTTTTTTTCTCCCCAACGAATTTCCGTTGATTGATAATTCTACTTCATTTGTATTTGCATAAACGACAATCTTTTTGGTAGAGCTGCCTGGACTATTTTCAATCCCACTATGATAACTCCAATTTTTCATTCCAATGTTGACCACTGGTTTATTCGCCAGAACAGCATCATAAAAATAGAATGCATCTTTTGGTATTCTTCCATAAGAAACAATTCCCTTATTATTAATAAATGGATTGGTATCACCTCGATAAGGCGAACTAAAATCGGCAAAATTCCAAATGAAAGAACCCGCAACAAAATCATTATTGTAAATACTTTTCAGCCATGCTTTATGTACCTGAGCCTGATATTCAAGGGAAAAATCAAACCTTCTCGGATTATCTGCGCGCAAACGAGGATCTGCTCCTGCGCCATATTCGGAAATCATTAAAGGCTTGTTACCCGATAGTTTTTGCATTTTTTTTGCACTGACAACCAAGGAATCCGGCACGCCAAAATACCAACCCTGATATAAGTTTGCTCCTATATAATCGCCAATCTTGTTTACTCCCGAGGATTCATATCTATCGGTTTTGTAATGTATGCTTTGCGTAGTAAATCGAAATGGATCCAGTGATTTTGCTTTTGCATTCAGGGAAGAAATATTTTTTTTAAGATAATTGTCATACTCATTACCCCGTTCAGACCCTATTCGACCTTTTGCCAAAATACAGATTTCATTACTCAACCCCCACGAATAAATCGATGGATGATTATAATCCCGTGTAATCATCTCAGTCATCACCTGATGGCAGTTCTCCGAAAAAGCTTCTGACTCGGTAATTGAATTCACTAATGGAATTTCCTCTATTACTAAAATGCCCAAACGATCACAGGCATTCAGAACTTCAGGGTCGTGTGGATAATGCGAACTGCGGTAACAATTTGCTCCCATCTCTTTAATCATTTCCAAATCTTTAATCAGTAACTCATTGGAAACAGCACTGCCAAGTCCTTCAAAATCCTGATGTTTACTGACTCCCGTAAGCTTTAAATGTATTCCATTAAGGAAAAATCCTTTTTGGGGATCCATGCTAAACCATCTAAATCCTAGTGGATTTACTACTTGGTCTATGACACTACCTGTTTCCTGATCCTTAATTTCAGAGACAACCGTGTACCTATTAGGTGAATCTGGCGACCAAAGGTCAGGTGCGTTTACTTTTCCAGCAAGACTTATTTCATTCACACCGGAATTAGCCGAAAGCACAACATTTTTGGAAATCGTTTCAACTAGTTTTCCATTGGATGAAATAATACGATGCACCAATGCCAACTTTTTCTTCTTATTAGTTTCATTCAATAAACGGGTTCGAATATTCAATTCACCCATTGTTTCCATAACATTTGGTGTGGAAATCAAAACTCCATTGGAACCATTGTTTAATACATCAAAATGGACAGGATTAGTAATAATTACATAAACATCACGATAAATCCCACCATAGAAAGTAAAGTCCATTGATAAAGGTGCAATAGTATCATCAGACTCATTGGTTACATCTAAATCAATTGTATTTGTTCCCTCTTTGGCAGATTTACTGATATCAAAAGCAAATGAAGAATACCCCCCTGAATGCTTTCCAATACTATTCCCATTCACAAACAGGGTAGATACTTGATTGACTCCTTCAAAATACAGAAATATTTTCTTGTCCTTAAGTTGATTCAACTCAAAGATTTTCTTATACTTTGCTGCTCCTCGATAATACTCTCTTCCATCCACCGAAGCATCCTTGTTATTCCATGTATGCGGGACATTGACTCTGCTAAAAGTCTCTTCTTTCCCAATTTTAAATTCCCAGTTATTGTTTAATGACAACTGATTACGAGTCGTTTGTAAAATATTCGTTTCTTTATGTAAATTAGACTGTCCATATACTAAGCCGTAACTCATTATCAATAAAAACAAAACTGGAAATAGGCTCATTCTTACCAGTTGATACTTATATCTCATTATTAATTTCATTACTACTTAATTTATTTTTACTAAACAGTCTTTTAAAAATTATTCTAAAAACTCAATTTATATCGAAATCTGTTATACAAAACCCCGTTAAATTCATTAAAAACAAACTCAATAGGAATACATTTTTATTTTAAATATTTTTACTTCTCCCGGTTTGATGATTGCTCCTCCTAATGCCGTTTCATCTCCATTGATTCTATGGGTTTTCATTTTGCCTTTTTCAAAAGTAATTTCATCAATCGAAGCATAGTCATTGTACAATGCTTTATTCGATTTGGAACTGCTAACCGTTACCTGAATTCCGCCAACACCACCTGCAACCAAAAATTCATTGTTGCTTAATTTTATTACTATCAGTCCTGCTGGACTTTTATCATCCTCACCTTCTATTCCAAATCTTCCACCAGTCTTTTTAAAAAGTCCTGCCGAGGAAAATCTTGACACATAAATATCATAATCTCCCATTCCAACAGTTGCTTCGGTATTCCCCTCTCCCAGATACAAAGCCGTCATGTTGTCAGTTCCCCTGTTTTTTATTATTTCCGGTGCAATATTCTTCAAACAACCATAAACATTTTTAAGGGAAACATCTTTTAAATCTGCCGTGTTAAAAATACCATGCCCGTCAATACCAAATGGAGCATAACCTAAAGCATCATATTTACCAAAGGCATACAATGCCCTTGCCGAACTGGCCAATCCCGTTGTAGTCTCAGGGATAAAAAGTGGATTTCCGGATAATGAAAACTCCTGACATACCCAGTCAAACTCTTCCACTGCATAAATATCCGCCGCTATTAAATCGATAGCCGGAGCGGCAGCTCTCCAGACATCAAGAACCTGGGGCAATGGTCCTCCTGATGGATATCTACCCGGATTAGTTGATTTTGGCTGTTTGATCCATCCATTTGCAAACATGGGCAATGCATATTCCTGTTTTCCTTTTTGCGCAATTTCTCCAGTGTATTTGGCCAAATTCCAGGCCATAAATAATTCTTCCGTATAGAAACTATAATTTGTTTTCCATTCTTCTCCTTTATATTTCTCTCCTTTTCCAAAAACCTCTTCCCATGTTCCAGTCATTTTACTGCCGTTGGCTTCCCAAGTTTTCAATAATCCAGGGTATAAGGTGCTTTTATTTTTACCCAAATAATCCATCAATTCCTTTGGAACTTGTGATGTAAAAGCCTTAGTGGCCGTTTCGCTATAATCTCTTGGAGATCCCAGTATCCCTACTTCATTTTGCACCTGAACCATAATCACGGTTTGATTTTTGCCGTCCACTTTTTTGACA comes from the Flavobacterium limnophilum genome and includes:
- a CDS encoding glycoside hydrolase family 2 TIM barrel-domain containing protein — encoded protein: MKIRIVKIIGINLLVGVVNLFMSNVLAQTAANRVHKSFDEGWHFKKDSNVKGVENILFDASSWRKVDVPHDWSIEDLPNQTPGSVQGPFSKEAVSGHHTGYTVGGTAWYRKTFTLKPDEQGKIVYIQFDGVYMNSDVWINGHHLGNHPNGYTPFYYNLTPYLLASGKENVIAIQVKNEGVNSRWYTGSGIYRHVFLNIVNPIHIDVWGVNVATPKVTSSLAEVHLTTTILNEGKTKMEVTLNTNLIDAKGKIAGTTKSNLMLAANGKTEVNQKINISNPKLWSPETPQLYNAQTTVFVNGKQQDNLTTTFGVRDIKIDAKQGLVINGKRVILKGGCIHHDYGPLGSAAIDRAEERKIELLKTNGYNAIRCSHNPPSQTFLDICDRMGMLVIDEAFDMWLRSKTGEDHHLYFKEWWNKDLTNMILRDRNHPSIVLWSIGNEVPDRADSIGMDTRRMLVKRVRELDPTRKITEAICRTPQWDKKTPAIFQDLDVAGYNYQLEKYEPSHKEFPDRVIVGTETFPELALENWEIAKANPYVLGSFVWTAIDYIGEVGCGIYGFTSKKDEMINVEWPTYTAKCGDFDIIGNKNAASFYRDVVWERSKMEMLVKIPVPENMFLFKTRWGWADEQKSWTWPGKENQKMNVVIYTRCQSVKLELNGKVIGEQIVPDKSITVNFELPYESGTLVAKGFTDGREVVSTVLKTTGQPVSIRLKADRTKIKADLNDLSYVSVEVVDAEGNVVPYADNIEINYAISSNAEIVGVGNGNTEDLSSFQQPKKKVFHGKGQVIIRPKGNSGKIILKASAKDLTESLIEIVTK
- a CDS encoding family 43 glycosylhydrolase — encoded protein: MKKIMVFFSVLMGCTIVFGQGTEKVSKRESTFCNPINLNYRFQSNYREAADPAIIRYQDKYLLFASHSGGYWYSDDLMDWKFLAVESLPAIQKYAPGVITIKDTVYYVASSRMKDYIYYSTNPFKDNWKRMDKKLPMDVWDPQFFQDDDNKVYLYWGCSNLEKEPIRVVELDKNMQPKTEPVVCIKHNPDEHGWEVFGEKNESGKNGFNEGAWMTKYKGKYYLQYASNGTQFKTYADGVYTGNSPLGPFKYENYSPFSYKPGGFIGGAGHSSTFQDKYGNYWHVTSLNIGVRGYFERRLGLFPASFDKDGVLRTYTAFGDYPLKMPSVKTGIKEENLFTGWMLLSYHKKASASSTLTQYPETNAFDEDVKTYWSASTGNKGEWLSVELDENVKTINAIQINFADNEASLDSNSKNIYNYRVLSSLDGKIWKVVADRNNNTKDACHDYIELENPIKAKYIKIENTNVVPGGGKFSIFDLRIFGIQKGKKPNRVNEFNVKRDAEDSRKALVKWSNDSSATGFVINYGTESNKLYASVMVYDQNYIDLTGLNKGIPYYFSIDAFNESGITKGTKIITIK
- a CDS encoding DUF5597 domain-containing protein, producing MKQILLLMALFIMTSANSQKNGLPRLEKVGGKTELIVDGKPFLMFSGELHNSSAGSTHYMRPIWRNLKQNNLNTVIAPVSWELIEPVEGKFDFTLVDSMITGARKENLKLVLIWFGSWKNAKSTYVPEWIKGNTAKYPLMESQGGRLLNTLSAFGNNTLKADAKAFSELMNYVKKVDGKNQTVIMVQVQNEVGILGSPRDYSETATKAFTSQVPKELMDYLGKNKSTLYPGLLKTWEANGSKMTGTWEEVFGKGEKYKGEEWKTNYSFYTEELFMAWNLAKYTGEIAQKGKQEYALPMFANGWIKQPKSTNPGRYPSGGPLPQVLDVWRAAAPAIDLIAADIYAVEEFDWVCQEFSLSGNPLFIPETTTGLASSARALYAFGKYDALGYAPFGIDGHGIFNTADLKDVSLKNVYGCLKNIAPEIIKNRGTDNMTALYLGEGNTEATVGMGDYDIYVSRFSSAGLFKKTGGRFGIEGEDDKSPAGLIVIKLSNNEFLVAGGVGGIQVTVSSSKSNKALYNDYASIDEITFEKGKMKTHRINGDETALGGAIIKPGEVKIFKIKMYSY
- a CDS encoding glycoside hydrolase family 2 protein, which encodes MKLIMRYKYQLVRMSLFPVLFLLIMSYGLVYGQSNLHKETNILQTTRNQLSLNNNWEFKIGKEETFSRVNVPHTWNNKDASVDGREYYRGAAKYKKIFELNQLKDKKIFLYFEGVNQVSTLFVNGNSIGKHSGGYSSFAFDISKSAKEGTNTIDLDVTNESDDTIAPLSMDFTFYGGIYRDVYVIITNPVHFDVLNNGSNGVLISTPNVMETMGELNIRTRLLNETNKKKKLALVHRIISSNGKLVETISKNVVLSANSGVNEISLAGKVNAPDLWSPDSPNRYTVVSEIKDQETGSVIDQVVNPLGFRWFSMDPQKGFFLNGIHLKLTGVSKHQDFEGLGSAVSNELLIKDLEMIKEMGANCYRSSHYPHDPEVLNACDRLGILVIEEIPLVNSITESEAFSENCHQVMTEMITRDYNHPSIYSWGLSNEICILAKGRIGSERGNEYDNYLKKNISSLNAKAKSLDPFRFTTQSIHYKTDRYESSGVNKIGDYIGANLYQGWYFGVPDSLVVSAKKMQKLSGNKPLMISEYGAGADPRLRADNPRRFDFSLEYQAQVHKAWLKSIYNNDFVAGSFIWNFADFSSPYRGDTNPFINNKGIVSYGRIPKDAFYFYDAVLANKPVVNIGMKNWSYHSGIENSPGSSTKKIVVYANTNEVELSINGNSLGRKKVNDYSAEWDVPFRNGKNQIEVSGIASNGEIVKDFHVLDFNLIPSDLNQMIAGDVIRVNAGSSLYFLDEEEKAVWMPDREFTKESYGFIGGKFLVNQNDRIEYREGVADNIKETIKDPLFQTQRIGAKGFKADVPFGQYEITFCLADLSIKSKSSVYELGKEDDVNKVNVSGTAEFDIMINGQNIADDLNPKKIKGELTAYEFSTIIYTDSGLNIEFIAKNGIVGINGIKVRKIK